The genomic window AACATGCCACTGGCTCTTGCATTATGGTTGATGAAGCTTCCGTCAGAAGTTGGGACTTGGGAACCCATTTCGCCTTGTCACTAGTCAGCCCAAATCCAACCAGACTCATCCATTCAGAACACCGTGTTCGTCTGCTCTCAGTAGGTTGATATCAGAGCTCGTGAATCATCACGGGGGCCATGACAAGTGGAATATTCCATTTCCATTGCAATTCTGACTTCCAAGTTTGAGCAACTTGTTCACCACCTATATCTGCACTGCATTCCACCCCTTTGCTCGACTCCATTGCCCCTATAAACCCTCCCTAAACCTCTCTACTCTCTTTCAgaatttagatattttcttttcgGGAGATTAATGGATATTTGGCTGTGTTAGTAACCTTCCACCTCCCCCTCTCCCTATTTATGTATCTGTTCACTGCTATTGATAGGATCATAGCTTCCATCAAACATGGTGAGTTGCATGCACTATAGATTATATATGGTGCTgtcttttactttcttttcttgcttGTTAACTGTTTTTCATGCAATCCATTGTTTAACAGAGCGAGAAGTGCATTCGAAGGGCCATATCCGATGTTTCTGCTGAGTCACAGAGGATGACAATCGAGGAAGGCGACACCAGAAGTGAAGCTACTCAGGTTGAACAGTCCCGGTGCGAGTGCTGTGGATTCATGGAGGAGTGTACAGCTAGTTACATCCAGCTAGTCAGCTATTCTCATTCTGGGAAATGGGTTTGCGGTATCTGTTCAGAAGCGGTGAAAGAAAGGATTAAGCGAGTTCCGAGAACAGCCATGGAAGAAGCACTGAGCTCTCACAAGGATTTGTGTGAAAGATTTAACACTACTAGGCTGAATCCCAAGCTGTCTTTGACTATGACAATGAGGGAGTTGGCCAGGAGAAGTGCTCACCAAAGGAATGACCACAGCTCCATGAAACCCAGAATTGGTCGAACCAGCAGCTGTGCTCCCAGGATTGAATAGACCGGTTGAATGGGATTGTGTAGTAAGTGTGAAATATAAATTGCTTTTGTTCATTCTAAGGtaataaattgaagaaaaaacccTTGTCTATAATATAAATTGAGCAAACACCATCCGCCACTACCAGGTATTTGTATTTATAAAGTGATTATGGTGATGGAATTGCTTCAAAAATTCAAAGGCTAAGGCAAAGCCCAAACCGACCACCTACAGGAgtattgggtttttttttttttcttacaaacCCAATTCTGGGGTTTGGGTTATCCACTTTTGGGGACAGACCTACTCTGAAGTGAAAGAATGAGCATTCAGGAAAGCAGGTGGGTATCAGCTGAGCATTGAGTGTTAGAAGTTTTTAGCATTGAATCAGTTCCTGGTTTCAAGCATTTCCTCcattttaacaaataattacATCAGAGATAATTCTTCTATTCAGGAACTGAAGAGATCATGAAATTACCCAAAATGGAACACAAGGTAGTTTCAGGGTAAATATCTCAACAGCAGGCCTAAAAACATGGGAACATTGGTCCTAATCAGTACTCCAGGGTTTCCACAACAAAAAGACAAACAaggaacaaaaaagaaaaaagaaaagacgaGAATAATGGTCTTAAGAGTGTTCTAGTACTCTTCATACACTGTACTTTTAGTTCTGGTCAGAAGGTCAGACAAAAGACCAGTTCATAAACATAAAACAGACACAATGGGCGTTCTCTTCCTCATTCAGCACCTTCCATGCCACAGCTCTTTCATATGAGACAGGACGGCCCATGCTTGACAAACAGATACCACCTTGAAGGCAAGCAAAACCCTGCACATAAAGAATCAAAACACAGCTGTTATCTATCCATTAATATCTAATGTTTGGTGCACTTTCACAAAAGATGGTTAAAGCAAAAGACTAAAAAAGTCTGAAATACCCAACTCTCATGCAAGGAAATAACTAATTTTTCTCCCAAGCAGAAATTAGGAAGAAGTGCTCCACATTTTCTGAAAGAAATGGGGACATGTAACTGGAAACAGGCATTTGAATATCCATGGAAATAAAAcctttatttagtttttttttgtatccAAAGTGTCTCCTTAATAACTCATAGCATCAATGGCGGGATTTCAAGGAAAGAGATCATGTTTTTCATTATATTGTAGGACTCCAATACTTTGTAAACACTTCATTTGTGACTGATGCTAGTCAGAGTGAGGCaactgaaaatgaaatgaaattgcCACAGCGAATCAAACTCCCCCACATCAAACCCAAcgtggaaaaataaaataaaaggaaatccCATATAAAAGCTACTGGAAGACCTGTTGCATTATCTGAGGGAACTCTGAGCAGAGAGTCTTGCGTCCATGATCATCGAATATCTTCTCCAAAGTAATGTCTTGCAGGGCAACCAAGGTTGTCTCAAGCATATCAAGACCAGCCTGGTTTGCGAAGGTGAATACAGGTAATGCCTGCAGGAATTAAGCACTAAAAGTTATGCTggctttttgaaaaatcaaggtAAAACCATAAAAGTATCTTAACATGATAAGCATATCAATGGAAAAACTAAATGCTACAAATATGGCTAGAGATACACAGATGAGATAGCCAAAAAACTGGATCTATAAAGCTCATCCCGGCGATCTAAAGACAGAGAAGTCGACATTTGTGTCTAGTACGATGCTAAAAAATAGACGGTTTGGTACcacatcaaataataaattctgGATAAAATCACCAATGTTTCAACACAAAACCCTCCAGATGCTTAGGCATTTCCTTGCATGGATAAACTGAACCAACAAAACGCATCATCAGAAATTCATTTTATTGTGTCTAACTTGTTAATGCTGTAACAACTATGGTCTACTCAGTCAAATACAACAAAAGGTCCTACAAATCAGAAACTTCAATTGGACTCCCATCAGATCCAGAGTAGGATTACTGCCCCAAGCATTCCTCTTGTAGTCCCATGTAAAATTTAACATGGGTTAGACAAGGAATAGAACAGAGTAGAAATGCTATATTCCATGTGTATAATGCATACCCATACATAGGAATTGATCTTCTCTATGTGCACATACCGTcgaaactaaataaaaacatgtaagAATTTAACTAATTTAGTTAAAGATCCCTAGAAGGGTTTTGTGGCTGCTTAAGATATCCATATTCATGCCTAAAATGAACCATTAGATCTCTTATATGTTCTCAAGAGTACAGAGAATCATATTACATTAAAAGAGGCAAACACTAAGTCATAACAGTAAGGAAGCTACATACTTCCAGACTCCATGAGGCAAATAATATTGTCAGAAGCCCTATTATCATCCTACTGAAAATCAGGAGGAAGACTAGATTGAAATTGTGGAACACATTTCACAGCACCTCCTTTACTGTCATGTCAGAAGGACAATCGAAGTATTAACACTGTTTCAAAAGTCTACTTAAATCAGATCTATTGTTAGAGAGCTTCCACGAGTTTTCAGAATCAATAATTATATTGTTGGAACTGGGTGTCAAACCactaaaaataatctaaaaatgTCTATGCAATGCACCACATGTAGAAGCAGAAGCCTGACAACACATTCATACCCCTTATGATATATGCTAAACTCCAAAACAATTACTGCCTGTGGCATAGATTATGATAAGTATCAAATCACCACTAGAAGACCTAATTGCCATGGTCATGCATAAAACTACTGCAATATCTGAATGGATATATATAGAACAGTCACTTACATtaccataaatttttttgatggaAAAAACGAAGGTTAAAAACCAAAGTAGTATATTAGAAAGCACACCTTCAGAGAGCAGCACATGATAGCATCTGAGAGATGCCACAGTGTTTTTAGGATGGTCTCACTCCCTTCACCACTGGATTTGAGTAGCTCCACACCCAGGTAGCACCTGTGAAACAAGGAAGAAGTATTCAGCTGACCATTTTATGAAATATAGCAAAAGTTTTACAGTGCGTGTCAGGGTTAGGTTACATTGTGACCAACAGACAGATCTACTCAAATTGAAAACTACAGCAACCTTTTAGCTTGATTCCCACAATTCAGAAAGCGGAGTCCAAAAGTTCCATATCCTTGTGATTAAACCAACAATAATATCCTAAAATAGTGTAAAATCATGAACAGTGtgctatatttattttcattttggcaGGAGAAAACACAAAGCTATTAAGCATATCAATGTGGCAATGCTCCATCAAGTTCATAGATTGTTTGGTTTTAGTTAAGGTGGAAAGGACATGCTAATAGGTTATAATGAAAGCATTTAATCAACACCATTGGATAGAACTTGTTCCCAAAAGGAATATAACCAGCAACTATTAAGTCCATCTTGTTATGCACTGAAAACgttataccttaattttttttaattaaccttTCAAAACTGAGATAAATAAATCCCtcacaaataaagaaaataaaaggagaTTAATACTTTGAGAGAGGAATATGCACCACCTTAATCAAGCAGTCACATTTTTATCTCTTTCAATATCCTCTTAAAGTTTAAATTGATAAACAAAATCTTAATCTGGCATAATGACTCCCTCTATCTCCTAAAACATCAATAGCAAAGTGTTGCTGTCATCAAGATTCCATACATGCAAGGTAGAGAATTAAAGAGGCACACCTATAGCTGTGACTGATCCAACGAGCAAGTGTGTGCGCTTCAGGAGTGCCCAGTGGTGGTCGAAGACCAGCATGGGAACTTAAATGCGAAGGAGAGAGAGCTAATGCCACCCTCTGAACAGATGATATAATGCTGCGGACATACTGCCGAGCCATGGATGCTACATTTTCTTGTAGGTGGCTTTCAAATGCAAATTCAAATGCAATTGTCATAACAGATCTAGTATTGCCACCATTAACAGAATAATCATTTGATGATCTATTCCCAGCTGGCCCAATCTCAAGAGCAGATGCAAGGTCTAGGGTGCGATTTGGACTGGAGGCTTCCTGCATCATTGGACAATTCATTGATTAAAGAAAAGTCAAAGAAAAAGGCAAGAGAAACTAAAGGAATACAACAGTTAATGTGATTTAAATGCTAACCTTCCCAGAATCAAGAGGGATGATGCGAAAACCAGAAGGCAAAAGAGGTGCATCATCAGCAAAAGAAGCGTCAATGGGAGCAAAT from Vitis vinifera cultivar Pinot Noir 40024 chromosome 9, ASM3070453v1 includes these protein-coding regions:
- the LOC104880235 gene encoding uncharacterized protein LOC104880235, which encodes MSEKCIRRAISDVSAESQRMTIEEGDTRSEATQVEQSRCECCGFMEECTASYIQLVSYSHSGKWVCGICSEAVKERIKRVPRTAMEEALSSHKDLCERFNTTRLNPKLSLTMTMRELARRSAHQRNDHSSMKPRIGRTSSCAPRIE